From one Lotus japonicus ecotype B-129 chromosome 3, LjGifu_v1.2 genomic stretch:
- the LOC130748884 gene encoding serine/threonine-protein phosphatase 7-like isoform X1 — translation MDHHTERMKSGCQKILEGINSMSLVNLDDQQVHSLVMMREIARGIVDDRDKKVTKNDVVTALRHSIEKMVCASRDIIQILSRMSYEGLDEQRMHLVLRMRDIANGVIDKQHRVAITKPDSLSEQVGLMDEGMRDSPVGESSKISNGDVLIDEAQSMMHEDDMLYVEHVLRFENGVDDAHESLLPSGFRQCLLWPPDDCVTLEWVQEMMFILEQASWRMLPSEFCQVGPTVLVDKLTDAAHSILSKEPNCVEINCQGEDSRVIVVGDIHGQFHDLVFLLKHAGVPSENQCYVFNGNYVDKGAWGIEVFLVLLAWKVLMPHRVFLLRGSHESRYCTTRYGFREEVWTKYGDQGEDIYNKFLECFKELPLASVVGKCVYTTHGGLFRSIHSASSGKPKLKMSQNVDLGSLAELSEVNRACVDFPYEGHDLLLSDVLWSKPSHRDGLRDNAGQNLGLWWGPDCTEAFLKQHNLKLIIKSHEGPDARADRDDFGDMLSGYSIDHDGESGKLYTLFSAPDYPQFGTRRFNNEGAYAILKSPDLASPTFHSFKSVERPTVDPYVDFDANDMDLSELDSSQIASTSSSSAPVGPIPEFDFESLGIYNAPSWGVQFPDSSGRTQVVPIPRAPLVEGLPLPPNIQEPHKAAYEYLFELVAALKHTIVTRETENRTLVSALRSRTRKRKGRGNT, via the exons ATGGACCATCACACAGAGAGAATGAAGAGTGGATGTCAGAAGATTCTGGAAGGAATTAATTCCATGTCCTTGGTAAATTTAGATGATCAGCAAGTTCATTCCTTAGtgatgatgagagaaatagcgCGCGGCATTGTTGATGATCGCGATAAAAAG GTGACTAAGAATGATGTGGTCACTGCCTTGCGCCACAGTATCGAGAAAATG GTGTGTGCATCCAGAGATATCATTCAAATATTAAGTAGAATGTCCTATGAAGGCTTGGATGAACAGAGGATGCATCTAGTGTTGAGGATGAGAGACATTGCTAACGGGGTTATTGATAAACAACACAGAGTTGCAATAACTAAGCCTGACTCACTCTCAGAGCAA GTTGGCTTAATGGATGAAGGGATGAGAGATAGTCCCGTGGGTGAGTCATCGAAGATCAGCAATGGGGATGTCCTGATTGATGAGGCACAAAGCATGATGCATGAAGATGATATGTTGTATGTGGAACATGTTTTAAGATTTGAAAatggggtagacgatgcacacgAGTCTCTGTTACCATCAGGCTTTCGTCAATGTCTTTTATGGCCTCCTGATGATTGTGTCACCTTAGAGTGGGTTCAGGAAATGATGTTCATCCTTGAGCAGGCTTCATGGAGGATGTTGCCGTCTGAATTCTGTCAGGTTGGGCCAACCGTTTTGGTGGATAAATTGACAGATGCTGCTCATAGCATTTTAAGTAAAGAACCAAACTGTGTAGAGATTAATTGtcaaggagaagattcaagagtCATTGTTGTAGGCGATATACATGGGCAGTTTCATGACTTGGTGTTTCTTTTGAAGCATGCAGGAGTTCCTTCTGAGAACCAGTGTTATGTTTTCAATGGGAATTATGTAGATAAAGGAGCTTGGGGCATTGAAGTATTTTTGGTCTTGCTGGCTTGGAAG GTCTTGATGCCTCACAGAGTATTTTTACTCCGTGGAAGTCATGAATCAAGATATTGCACCACAAGATATGGTTTTAGGGAAGAGGTGTGGACCAAGTATGGCGATCAAGGTGAAGATATCTACAATAAATTCCTAGAGTGTTTTAAGGAGCTTCCGTTAGCTTCCGTTGTTGGTAAATGTGTTTATACTACTCATGGAGGGCTTTTCCGTAGCATTCATTCTGCCTCTTCAGGAAAGCCAAAACTGAAGATGTCACAAAATGTGGATCTTGGTTCTTTAGCTGAGTTATCTGAGGTTAATAGAGCTTGCGTAGATTTCCCTTATGAAGGTCATGACTTATTATTGAGTGACGTTCTTTGGTCAAAACCCTCTCACAGGGATGGTCTGAGGGATAATGCTGGTCAAAATTTAGGTTTATGGTGGGGTCCTGATTGTACCGAGGCTTTCTTAAAGCAGCACAATTTAAAG CTGATCATCAAATCACATGAAGGACCTGATGCAAGGGCTGATAGGGATGATTTTGGGGATATGTTGAGTGGATACAGCATAGATCATGATGGAGAATCAGGAAAGCTATATACACTTTTTAGTGCTCCTGACTACCCACAG TTTGGGACAAGGAGATTTAACAATGAAGGAGCATATGCAATATTGAAGTCGCCTGATTTGGCGAGCCCTACCTTTCATTCATTCAAATCAGTAGAAAGACCAACG GTGGATCCTTATGTTGATTTTGATGCTAACGACATGGACTTGAGTGAACTAGACTCTTCTCAAATC GCCTCaacctcttcctcttctgctcCAGTTGGGCCGATACCCGAGTTTGACTTCGAGTCATTAGGCATATATAATGCCCCAAGTTGGGGTGTTCAGTTTCCTGATAGTTCAGGCCGTACTCAAGTTGTGCCGATTCCTAGGGCTCCTTTGGTAGAAGGATTGCCTCTGCCTCCCAACATACAG GAGCCACACAAGGCTGCTTATGAGTACTTGTTCGAGCTCGTTGCTGCCCTGAAACATACGATTGTAACAAGG gaGACTGAGAACAGAACACTTGTGTCAGCTTTGCGGAGTAGAACTAGGAAACGAAAGGGTAGAGGTAACACTTGA
- the LOC130748884 gene encoding serine/threonine-protein phosphatase 7-like isoform X3: MVCASRDIIQILSRMSYEGLDEQRMHLVLRMRDIANGVIDKQHRVAITKPDSLSEQVGLMDEGMRDSPVGESSKISNGDVLIDEAQSMMHEDDMLYVEHVLRFENGVDDAHESLLPSGFRQCLLWPPDDCVTLEWVQEMMFILEQASWRMLPSEFCQVGPTVLVDKLTDAAHSILSKEPNCVEINCQGEDSRVIVVGDIHGQFHDLVFLLKHAGVPSENQCYVFNGNYVDKGAWGIEVFLVLLAWKVLMPHRVFLLRGSHESRYCTTRYGFREEVWTKYGDQGEDIYNKFLECFKELPLASVVGKCVYTTHGGLFRSIHSASSGKPKLKMSQNVDLGSLAELSEVNRACVDFPYEGHDLLLSDVLWSKPSHRDGLRDNAGQNLGLWWGPDCTEAFLKQHNLKLIIKSHEGPDARADRDDFGDMLSGYSIDHDGESGKLYTLFSAPDYPQFGTRRFNNEGAYAILKSPDLASPTFHSFKSVERPTVDPYVDFDANDMDLSELDSSQIASTSSSSAPVGPIPEFDFESLGIYNAPSWGVQFPDSSGRTQVVPIPRAPLVEGLPLPPNIQEPHKAAYEYLFELVAALKHTIVTRETENRTLVSALRSRTRKRKGRGNT; encoded by the exons ATG GTGTGTGCATCCAGAGATATCATTCAAATATTAAGTAGAATGTCCTATGAAGGCTTGGATGAACAGAGGATGCATCTAGTGTTGAGGATGAGAGACATTGCTAACGGGGTTATTGATAAACAACACAGAGTTGCAATAACTAAGCCTGACTCACTCTCAGAGCAA GTTGGCTTAATGGATGAAGGGATGAGAGATAGTCCCGTGGGTGAGTCATCGAAGATCAGCAATGGGGATGTCCTGATTGATGAGGCACAAAGCATGATGCATGAAGATGATATGTTGTATGTGGAACATGTTTTAAGATTTGAAAatggggtagacgatgcacacgAGTCTCTGTTACCATCAGGCTTTCGTCAATGTCTTTTATGGCCTCCTGATGATTGTGTCACCTTAGAGTGGGTTCAGGAAATGATGTTCATCCTTGAGCAGGCTTCATGGAGGATGTTGCCGTCTGAATTCTGTCAGGTTGGGCCAACCGTTTTGGTGGATAAATTGACAGATGCTGCTCATAGCATTTTAAGTAAAGAACCAAACTGTGTAGAGATTAATTGtcaaggagaagattcaagagtCATTGTTGTAGGCGATATACATGGGCAGTTTCATGACTTGGTGTTTCTTTTGAAGCATGCAGGAGTTCCTTCTGAGAACCAGTGTTATGTTTTCAATGGGAATTATGTAGATAAAGGAGCTTGGGGCATTGAAGTATTTTTGGTCTTGCTGGCTTGGAAG GTCTTGATGCCTCACAGAGTATTTTTACTCCGTGGAAGTCATGAATCAAGATATTGCACCACAAGATATGGTTTTAGGGAAGAGGTGTGGACCAAGTATGGCGATCAAGGTGAAGATATCTACAATAAATTCCTAGAGTGTTTTAAGGAGCTTCCGTTAGCTTCCGTTGTTGGTAAATGTGTTTATACTACTCATGGAGGGCTTTTCCGTAGCATTCATTCTGCCTCTTCAGGAAAGCCAAAACTGAAGATGTCACAAAATGTGGATCTTGGTTCTTTAGCTGAGTTATCTGAGGTTAATAGAGCTTGCGTAGATTTCCCTTATGAAGGTCATGACTTATTATTGAGTGACGTTCTTTGGTCAAAACCCTCTCACAGGGATGGTCTGAGGGATAATGCTGGTCAAAATTTAGGTTTATGGTGGGGTCCTGATTGTACCGAGGCTTTCTTAAAGCAGCACAATTTAAAG CTGATCATCAAATCACATGAAGGACCTGATGCAAGGGCTGATAGGGATGATTTTGGGGATATGTTGAGTGGATACAGCATAGATCATGATGGAGAATCAGGAAAGCTATATACACTTTTTAGTGCTCCTGACTACCCACAG TTTGGGACAAGGAGATTTAACAATGAAGGAGCATATGCAATATTGAAGTCGCCTGATTTGGCGAGCCCTACCTTTCATTCATTCAAATCAGTAGAAAGACCAACG GTGGATCCTTATGTTGATTTTGATGCTAACGACATGGACTTGAGTGAACTAGACTCTTCTCAAATC GCCTCaacctcttcctcttctgctcCAGTTGGGCCGATACCCGAGTTTGACTTCGAGTCATTAGGCATATATAATGCCCCAAGTTGGGGTGTTCAGTTTCCTGATAGTTCAGGCCGTACTCAAGTTGTGCCGATTCCTAGGGCTCCTTTGGTAGAAGGATTGCCTCTGCCTCCCAACATACAG GAGCCACACAAGGCTGCTTATGAGTACTTGTTCGAGCTCGTTGCTGCCCTGAAACATACGATTGTAACAAGG gaGACTGAGAACAGAACACTTGTGTCAGCTTTGCGGAGTAGAACTAGGAAACGAAAGGGTAGAGGTAACACTTGA
- the LOC130748884 gene encoding serine/threonine-protein phosphatase 7-like isoform X2 — protein sequence MMWSLPCATVSRKCLQVCASRDIIQILSRMSYEGLDEQRMHLVLRMRDIANGVIDKQHRVAITKPDSLSEQVGLMDEGMRDSPVGESSKISNGDVLIDEAQSMMHEDDMLYVEHVLRFENGVDDAHESLLPSGFRQCLLWPPDDCVTLEWVQEMMFILEQASWRMLPSEFCQVGPTVLVDKLTDAAHSILSKEPNCVEINCQGEDSRVIVVGDIHGQFHDLVFLLKHAGVPSENQCYVFNGNYVDKGAWGIEVFLVLLAWKVLMPHRVFLLRGSHESRYCTTRYGFREEVWTKYGDQGEDIYNKFLECFKELPLASVVGKCVYTTHGGLFRSIHSASSGKPKLKMSQNVDLGSLAELSEVNRACVDFPYEGHDLLLSDVLWSKPSHRDGLRDNAGQNLGLWWGPDCTEAFLKQHNLKLIIKSHEGPDARADRDDFGDMLSGYSIDHDGESGKLYTLFSAPDYPQFGTRRFNNEGAYAILKSPDLASPTFHSFKSVERPTVDPYVDFDANDMDLSELDSSQIASTSSSSAPVGPIPEFDFESLGIYNAPSWGVQFPDSSGRTQVVPIPRAPLVEGLPLPPNIQEPHKAAYEYLFELVAALKHTIVTRETENRTLVSALRSRTRKRKGRGNT from the exons ATGATGTGGTCACTGCCTTGCGCCACAGTATCGAGAAAATG TTTGCAGGTGTGTGCATCCAGAGATATCATTCAAATATTAAGTAGAATGTCCTATGAAGGCTTGGATGAACAGAGGATGCATCTAGTGTTGAGGATGAGAGACATTGCTAACGGGGTTATTGATAAACAACACAGAGTTGCAATAACTAAGCCTGACTCACTCTCAGAGCAA GTTGGCTTAATGGATGAAGGGATGAGAGATAGTCCCGTGGGTGAGTCATCGAAGATCAGCAATGGGGATGTCCTGATTGATGAGGCACAAAGCATGATGCATGAAGATGATATGTTGTATGTGGAACATGTTTTAAGATTTGAAAatggggtagacgatgcacacgAGTCTCTGTTACCATCAGGCTTTCGTCAATGTCTTTTATGGCCTCCTGATGATTGTGTCACCTTAGAGTGGGTTCAGGAAATGATGTTCATCCTTGAGCAGGCTTCATGGAGGATGTTGCCGTCTGAATTCTGTCAGGTTGGGCCAACCGTTTTGGTGGATAAATTGACAGATGCTGCTCATAGCATTTTAAGTAAAGAACCAAACTGTGTAGAGATTAATTGtcaaggagaagattcaagagtCATTGTTGTAGGCGATATACATGGGCAGTTTCATGACTTGGTGTTTCTTTTGAAGCATGCAGGAGTTCCTTCTGAGAACCAGTGTTATGTTTTCAATGGGAATTATGTAGATAAAGGAGCTTGGGGCATTGAAGTATTTTTGGTCTTGCTGGCTTGGAAG GTCTTGATGCCTCACAGAGTATTTTTACTCCGTGGAAGTCATGAATCAAGATATTGCACCACAAGATATGGTTTTAGGGAAGAGGTGTGGACCAAGTATGGCGATCAAGGTGAAGATATCTACAATAAATTCCTAGAGTGTTTTAAGGAGCTTCCGTTAGCTTCCGTTGTTGGTAAATGTGTTTATACTACTCATGGAGGGCTTTTCCGTAGCATTCATTCTGCCTCTTCAGGAAAGCCAAAACTGAAGATGTCACAAAATGTGGATCTTGGTTCTTTAGCTGAGTTATCTGAGGTTAATAGAGCTTGCGTAGATTTCCCTTATGAAGGTCATGACTTATTATTGAGTGACGTTCTTTGGTCAAAACCCTCTCACAGGGATGGTCTGAGGGATAATGCTGGTCAAAATTTAGGTTTATGGTGGGGTCCTGATTGTACCGAGGCTTTCTTAAAGCAGCACAATTTAAAG CTGATCATCAAATCACATGAAGGACCTGATGCAAGGGCTGATAGGGATGATTTTGGGGATATGTTGAGTGGATACAGCATAGATCATGATGGAGAATCAGGAAAGCTATATACACTTTTTAGTGCTCCTGACTACCCACAG TTTGGGACAAGGAGATTTAACAATGAAGGAGCATATGCAATATTGAAGTCGCCTGATTTGGCGAGCCCTACCTTTCATTCATTCAAATCAGTAGAAAGACCAACG GTGGATCCTTATGTTGATTTTGATGCTAACGACATGGACTTGAGTGAACTAGACTCTTCTCAAATC GCCTCaacctcttcctcttctgctcCAGTTGGGCCGATACCCGAGTTTGACTTCGAGTCATTAGGCATATATAATGCCCCAAGTTGGGGTGTTCAGTTTCCTGATAGTTCAGGCCGTACTCAAGTTGTGCCGATTCCTAGGGCTCCTTTGGTAGAAGGATTGCCTCTGCCTCCCAACATACAG GAGCCACACAAGGCTGCTTATGAGTACTTGTTCGAGCTCGTTGCTGCCCTGAAACATACGATTGTAACAAGG gaGACTGAGAACAGAACACTTGTGTCAGCTTTGCGGAGTAGAACTAGGAAACGAAAGGGTAGAGGTAACACTTGA
- the LOC130748884 gene encoding serine/threonine-protein phosphatase 7-like isoform X4: MDEGMRDSPVGESSKISNGDVLIDEAQSMMHEDDMLYVEHVLRFENGVDDAHESLLPSGFRQCLLWPPDDCVTLEWVQEMMFILEQASWRMLPSEFCQVGPTVLVDKLTDAAHSILSKEPNCVEINCQGEDSRVIVVGDIHGQFHDLVFLLKHAGVPSENQCYVFNGNYVDKGAWGIEVFLVLLAWKVLMPHRVFLLRGSHESRYCTTRYGFREEVWTKYGDQGEDIYNKFLECFKELPLASVVGKCVYTTHGGLFRSIHSASSGKPKLKMSQNVDLGSLAELSEVNRACVDFPYEGHDLLLSDVLWSKPSHRDGLRDNAGQNLGLWWGPDCTEAFLKQHNLKLIIKSHEGPDARADRDDFGDMLSGYSIDHDGESGKLYTLFSAPDYPQFGTRRFNNEGAYAILKSPDLASPTFHSFKSVERPTVDPYVDFDANDMDLSELDSSQIASTSSSSAPVGPIPEFDFESLGIYNAPSWGVQFPDSSGRTQVVPIPRAPLVEGLPLPPNIQEPHKAAYEYLFELVAALKHTIVTRETENRTLVSALRSRTRKRKGRGNT, translated from the exons ATGGATGAAGGGATGAGAGATAGTCCCGTGGGTGAGTCATCGAAGATCAGCAATGGGGATGTCCTGATTGATGAGGCACAAAGCATGATGCATGAAGATGATATGTTGTATGTGGAACATGTTTTAAGATTTGAAAatggggtagacgatgcacacgAGTCTCTGTTACCATCAGGCTTTCGTCAATGTCTTTTATGGCCTCCTGATGATTGTGTCACCTTAGAGTGGGTTCAGGAAATGATGTTCATCCTTGAGCAGGCTTCATGGAGGATGTTGCCGTCTGAATTCTGTCAGGTTGGGCCAACCGTTTTGGTGGATAAATTGACAGATGCTGCTCATAGCATTTTAAGTAAAGAACCAAACTGTGTAGAGATTAATTGtcaaggagaagattcaagagtCATTGTTGTAGGCGATATACATGGGCAGTTTCATGACTTGGTGTTTCTTTTGAAGCATGCAGGAGTTCCTTCTGAGAACCAGTGTTATGTTTTCAATGGGAATTATGTAGATAAAGGAGCTTGGGGCATTGAAGTATTTTTGGTCTTGCTGGCTTGGAAG GTCTTGATGCCTCACAGAGTATTTTTACTCCGTGGAAGTCATGAATCAAGATATTGCACCACAAGATATGGTTTTAGGGAAGAGGTGTGGACCAAGTATGGCGATCAAGGTGAAGATATCTACAATAAATTCCTAGAGTGTTTTAAGGAGCTTCCGTTAGCTTCCGTTGTTGGTAAATGTGTTTATACTACTCATGGAGGGCTTTTCCGTAGCATTCATTCTGCCTCTTCAGGAAAGCCAAAACTGAAGATGTCACAAAATGTGGATCTTGGTTCTTTAGCTGAGTTATCTGAGGTTAATAGAGCTTGCGTAGATTTCCCTTATGAAGGTCATGACTTATTATTGAGTGACGTTCTTTGGTCAAAACCCTCTCACAGGGATGGTCTGAGGGATAATGCTGGTCAAAATTTAGGTTTATGGTGGGGTCCTGATTGTACCGAGGCTTTCTTAAAGCAGCACAATTTAAAG CTGATCATCAAATCACATGAAGGACCTGATGCAAGGGCTGATAGGGATGATTTTGGGGATATGTTGAGTGGATACAGCATAGATCATGATGGAGAATCAGGAAAGCTATATACACTTTTTAGTGCTCCTGACTACCCACAG TTTGGGACAAGGAGATTTAACAATGAAGGAGCATATGCAATATTGAAGTCGCCTGATTTGGCGAGCCCTACCTTTCATTCATTCAAATCAGTAGAAAGACCAACG GTGGATCCTTATGTTGATTTTGATGCTAACGACATGGACTTGAGTGAACTAGACTCTTCTCAAATC GCCTCaacctcttcctcttctgctcCAGTTGGGCCGATACCCGAGTTTGACTTCGAGTCATTAGGCATATATAATGCCCCAAGTTGGGGTGTTCAGTTTCCTGATAGTTCAGGCCGTACTCAAGTTGTGCCGATTCCTAGGGCTCCTTTGGTAGAAGGATTGCCTCTGCCTCCCAACATACAG GAGCCACACAAGGCTGCTTATGAGTACTTGTTCGAGCTCGTTGCTGCCCTGAAACATACGATTGTAACAAGG gaGACTGAGAACAGAACACTTGTGTCAGCTTTGCGGAGTAGAACTAGGAAACGAAAGGGTAGAGGTAACACTTGA